Genomic segment of Arctopsyche grandis isolate Sample6627 chromosome 3, ASM5162203v2, whole genome shotgun sequence:
AAGAGCACTGAACTCCTCATCCGCAAACTGCCTTTCCAGCGCCTGGTTCGTGAAATCGCCCAAGATTTCAAAACCGACCTGCGTTTCCAGAGCTCTGCTGTTATGGCTCTCCAGGAAGCTAGCGAGGCTTACCTCGTCGGTCTCTTTGAAGATACCAACTTGTGCGCAATCCACGCCAAGCGCGTCACCATCATGCCCAAAGACATCCAATTGGCCAGACGTATCCGCGGAGAACGCGCCTAAATATCTACTGACTTACTATCAAAACAAAACGGCCCTTTTCAGGGCCACCACAAATATAATTCGGATTTATTTCTCatgattttacaaatattattttcaactaGATCCTTCACCGCCtcggtacctacatatgtataatgcgtATGTTTTTGGCAGGGTAGGGATCGACTCGAAGCGATTTCAGTAAAGTTGATTGTCGACGTATGaaattgtaatgaaaaaatCAGTATGTACATTCACATGCAGagttgtatgtgtatgaatttcacgCATTGAAATCAGCTATGAAACAGGCAATAACGTCCGAATACGTGCatttcatatgtacgtacgtatgtctCATTCAAATTCGTGATTTGGTTAAgagattattaaatataaatttattagtggattttagTTCAACATTATTGGAGACTAATAGTTAGCAcgtactattaattaaagaaaatcttaaaaaaaaaaaaaaaaaaaaattggtggaTCTTTATTTACAACTTTGATTCCACTTGAAATGCTTTCGCTTAATAGCggctattttttctttattttaaatacatcaacatatttatatgtaatttaaaactaAGATGAAAGTATTACAAAtcatgataatttaaaaaaagagccttgtaaataaaaataggagAGACACAATCGGAAAAAacgtgtaatttaaaataaaacaacatcaACACTTCGACGGATAAACTGCGATATGCCAGTATATCAAAAGGTtctaaattacattttatattttctaaattatctGAAGAGTGGTATTCATATCCCTCTAAGTGTTGAGTCTCTTATTGTGAAAATGATTCTAACTAATACCATCTATGCAATTTTTGAACCGGCTGgaatgaattataataaaaaaatggctgTAATCAAGATCGAAGTATTgggattttaaaatttgataccaGTTGTATGGTTCCTGTAACGAATTATGTAACTCGTTCAGCACcattttttacacttttgcatttcacatggttttcgtgtaagtggtaattttttttatcttttattaaaaatgatatcCATAATGAACGGGCAAAAGGAATGTGATCTTATAaggtatatatacgtataattttgATTGGATTGACTAGTTTTACATTACGTTATAATGTGACGATTTTAACAAATATCCTCATCTATTtcgaattaaatacaattttttttttttttaattgcagtAGTGGAAATATTGTCATGACCGAACAGACGCtcaaaaatattggtggccctGAAAAGGGCCGTTTTTGATTGTGGGAAAACAGACTCGTTTGTCTTTTATGCTTTCTTTTCGGTCTTCTTGGGCAGCAAGACAGCTTGGATGTTGGGCAGAACGCCTCCTTGAGCGATTGTCACTCCGGAGAGCAATTTGTTCAACTCCTCGTCGTTGCGGATGGCCAGTTGGAGATGGCGGGGGATGATTCTGGTCTTCTTGTTGTCGCGAGCGGCGTTTCCGGCCAACTCGAGGACTTCAGCGGCCAAATATTCCATGACGGCGGCCAAGTAGACGGGGGCTCCGGCTCCCACGCGCTCCGCGTAATTGCCTTTCCTCAGCAGACGATGGATCCTGCCCACGGGGAACTGCAGACCAGCTCGGCTGGAGCGCGACTTTGCCTTTCCCTTCACCTTGCCTCCTTTTCCACGGCCGGACATGACGAGTTGGAGTTGTGTGTAGCGACGGAATGAAAACGAGCACGGTGCGGACTTGCGCACGGTGCGAGAGACGGCGAGCGAATGACAAAAATTCGGATCCGCCTGTATTTATCAACACGACCGCAACGTACACGCGTTTGCGCAAAACAGACACATCTGCCGTcgacgcggaggggcgaagtaaCCACAAGG
This window contains:
- the LOC143909363 gene encoding histone H3; translated protein: MARTKQTARKSTGGKAPRKQLATKAARKSAPATGGVKKPHRYRPGTVALREIRRYQKSTELLIRKLPFQRLVREIAQDFKTDLRFQSSAVMALQEASEAYLVGLFEDTNLCAIHAKRVTIMPKDIQLARRIRGERA
- the LOC143909369 gene encoding histone H2A-like; the protein is MSGRGKGGKVKGKAKSRSSRAGLQFPVGRIHRLLRKGNYAERVGAGAPVYLAAVMEYLAAEVLELAGNAARDNKKTRIIPRHLQLAIRNDEELNKLLSGVTIAQGGVLPNIQAVLLPKKTEKKA